In Stenotrophomonas sp. ESTM1D_MKCIP4_1, a single genomic region encodes these proteins:
- a CDS encoding alpha/beta fold hydrolase, with protein MRLRPTLFAVALAALSGGALAAEPQQVATQLLDHLQAGRIAEAEAMFTPQMAAAVPAERLQGLWQSLGTLEQRGTARSSEQQGVHLVEVPLQFASGAVVAQVAVDAQDKVAGLMLRPAPAAKAAPPPADANYTETDFSVPQARGALPGTLTLPKGKGPFPAVALVHGSGPQDRDETIGGSRPFLDLARGLAAQGIAVLRYDKRTFARPQDFRSGTFTVDDETTDDAVAALTALAASPHIDGRRVFVLGHSQGGMLAPRIASRWPQARGAILWAAPARTLLELLPEQNRYLLSLDGDISAQEQVFLDTLDAQIAAARGSAPVAASELPLGVPQTFWKSIEAVNARADAAALHKPLLMLHGGRDFQVPDADWQLWKQALNDRRDVQWQAYPALNHIGVAGSGPSSLKEYNQPGHVDATLIADVARWVEAQR; from the coding sequence ATGCGCCTGCGCCCTACCCTGTTTGCCGTCGCACTGGCCGCCCTGAGCGGCGGCGCCCTGGCTGCCGAACCGCAGCAGGTCGCCACGCAGCTGCTGGACCACCTGCAGGCCGGGCGCATTGCCGAGGCCGAAGCGATGTTCACCCCGCAGATGGCTGCGGCCGTACCGGCCGAGCGGCTGCAGGGGCTGTGGCAATCGCTGGGAACGCTGGAGCAGCGCGGTACCGCGCGCAGCAGCGAACAGCAGGGCGTGCACCTGGTGGAAGTGCCGCTGCAGTTCGCCAGCGGCGCGGTGGTGGCGCAGGTCGCGGTGGATGCGCAGGACAAGGTCGCCGGCCTGATGCTGCGCCCCGCCCCAGCGGCCAAGGCCGCGCCGCCGCCGGCCGACGCGAACTACACCGAGACGGATTTCAGCGTGCCGCAGGCGCGCGGCGCCCTGCCGGGCACGCTGACCCTGCCCAAGGGCAAGGGTCCGTTCCCGGCCGTGGCACTGGTGCATGGCTCGGGCCCACAGGACCGCGACGAAACCATCGGTGGCAGCCGCCCGTTCCTCGATCTCGCCCGCGGCCTGGCCGCGCAGGGCATCGCCGTGCTGCGCTACGACAAGCGCACCTTCGCCCGCCCGCAGGATTTCCGCAGCGGCACCTTCACTGTCGATGACGAAACCACCGACGACGCGGTGGCCGCGCTGACTGCGCTGGCGGCCAGCCCGCACATCGATGGCCGCCGCGTGTTCGTGCTCGGCCACAGCCAGGGCGGCATGCTGGCCCCGCGCATCGCCAGCCGCTGGCCACAGGCTCGCGGCGCGATCCTGTGGGCGGCCCCGGCACGCACCCTGCTGGAACTGCTGCCCGAACAGAACCGCTACCTGCTCAGCCTGGACGGTGACATCAGCGCACAGGAACAGGTCTTCCTGGACACGCTCGACGCGCAGATCGCCGCTGCGCGCGGCAGTGCGCCGGTCGCCGCCAGCGAACTGCCGCTGGGCGTGCCGCAGACCTTCTGGAAGAGCATCGAAGCGGTCAACGCACGTGCCGACGCAGCGGCGCTGCACAAGCCCCTGCTGATGCTGCACGGTGGTCGCGACTTCCAGGTGCCCGATGCGGACTGGCAGCTGTGGAAGCAGGCACTGAACGATCGCAGGGACGTGCAGTGGCAGGCCTACCCTGCCCTCAACCATATCGGCGTGGCCGGCAGCGGCCCCAGTTCGCTGAAGGAGTACAACCAGCCCGGTCATGTGGACGCCACCCTGATTGCCGATGTGGCGCGCTGGGTGGAGGCGCAGCGATGA
- a CDS encoding M15 family metallopeptidase, giving the protein MHPRTPLLINTESLELWPAALLRARSNLDARLLARARWVLRRKRDGRYLAAVLAQGVHSLVPHLPREPGVEHALALLDDATGARPFAATLDAQSLPLAGLQQHLQQLGLDAQQYAQQSGLALECEPCVLHFAGRDRFGRPLWLRRGAAQGWRRMRLHAARDGIALDAISGFRSHAYQLGIFERKLARGLSVDEILKVNAAPGFSEHHSGHALDIGTPGDAPAEETFEATAAFAWLQAHAGTHGFHLSYPRDNPHGIVYEPWHWCWNSAR; this is encoded by the coding sequence ATGCACCCTCGCACGCCCCTGCTGATCAACACCGAGAGTCTGGAACTGTGGCCGGCCGCGCTGCTGCGTGCGCGCAGCAACCTGGATGCGCGCCTGCTGGCGCGTGCGCGCTGGGTACTGCGGCGCAAGCGCGATGGCCGTTACCTGGCCGCAGTGCTGGCGCAGGGCGTGCACTCGCTGGTGCCGCACCTGCCGCGCGAGCCGGGCGTCGAGCACGCGCTGGCGTTGCTGGACGACGCCACCGGGGCACGCCCCTTTGCGGCAACGCTGGACGCACAGTCGCTGCCCCTGGCGGGCCTGCAGCAGCACCTTCAGCAGTTGGGCCTGGATGCGCAGCAGTACGCGCAGCAGAGCGGGCTGGCACTGGAGTGCGAGCCCTGCGTGCTGCATTTCGCTGGCCGTGACCGCTTCGGCCGCCCGCTGTGGCTGCGCCGTGGCGCCGCGCAGGGCTGGCGCCGCATGCGCCTGCACGCCGCGCGCGATGGCATCGCACTGGATGCGATTTCCGGCTTCCGCAGCCACGCCTACCAGCTGGGCATCTTCGAGCGGAAGCTGGCGCGCGGCCTGTCTGTCGATGAGATCCTGAAGGTCAACGCGGCACCGGGCTTCAGCGAACACCACAGCGGCCATGCGCTGGACATCGGCACACCGGGCGATGCGCCGGCCGAGGAAACCTTTGAAGCCACCGCCGCCTTCGCCTGGCTGCAGGCACATGCCGGCACGCATGGCTTCCACCTGAGCTACCCGCGCGACAACCCGCACGGCATCGTCTACGAGCCGTGGCACTGGTGCTGGAACAGCGCACGCTGA
- a CDS encoding endonuclease/exonuclease/phosphatase family protein encodes MNILRRHPLILALALLCGASAPAFAKSPAMTEKPSSTLRLATYNTSLYSDDAGGLIKELEGDSEHARKIAAVLQQVRPDLVLLNEFDFDDAHRAADLFQKRYLEVAQPGGGKPLHFAYRYLAPVNTGVPSGLDLDGNGTVGGEGRSRGNDAWGYGLHPGQYGMLVLSRYPIDEAKVRSFQLLKWSTMPGAIRPVDPRTGKSFYNDQVWSQLRLSSKSHWDVPVKTPAGVVHALVSHPTPPVFDGPEKRNAARNHDELRLWQEYLSAGDKPWLCDDQGHCGGLAQDARFVIFGDLNNDPVDGDGRHDAIVNLIENPRVLRYPTPRSVGGEQTSLAYAAKGIVRKGAPFHATGDFGPKSGTMRLDYVLPSTGFEYIGSGIFWPANESPEAKIADGSDHHLVWVDVK; translated from the coding sequence ATGAACATCCTCCGCCGCCACCCCCTGATCCTCGCCCTGGCCCTGCTCTGCGGCGCCAGCGCCCCTGCCTTCGCCAAGTCCCCTGCGATGACCGAAAAGCCGTCCTCGACGCTGCGTCTGGCCACCTACAACACCTCCCTGTACTCGGATGATGCCGGCGGCCTGATCAAGGAGCTGGAAGGCGACAGCGAGCACGCGCGCAAGATCGCCGCGGTGCTGCAGCAGGTGCGCCCGGACCTGGTGCTGCTGAATGAGTTCGATTTCGACGACGCCCACCGCGCGGCCGACCTGTTCCAGAAGCGCTATCTGGAAGTGGCCCAGCCCGGTGGCGGCAAGCCGCTGCACTTCGCCTACCGCTATCTGGCCCCGGTCAATACCGGCGTGCCCAGCGGCCTGGACCTGGACGGCAACGGCACGGTCGGCGGTGAAGGCCGCAGCCGTGGCAACGATGCCTGGGGCTACGGCCTGCACCCGGGCCAGTACGGCATGCTGGTGCTGTCGCGCTACCCGATCGACGAAGCCAAGGTGCGCAGCTTCCAGCTGCTGAAGTGGAGCACGATGCCCGGCGCGATCCGTCCGGTGGACCCGCGCACCGGCAAGAGCTTCTACAACGACCAGGTGTGGTCGCAGCTGCGCCTGTCCTCGAAGTCGCATTGGGACGTGCCGGTGAAGACCCCGGCCGGCGTAGTGCACGCGCTGGTCTCGCACCCGACGCCGCCGGTGTTCGACGGCCCGGAAAAGCGCAACGCCGCACGCAACCACGACGAACTGCGCCTGTGGCAGGAGTACCTTTCGGCCGGTGACAAGCCGTGGCTGTGTGATGACCAGGGCCACTGCGGCGGCCTGGCCCAGGATGCGCGCTTTGTGATCTTCGGCGATCTGAACAACGACCCGGTGGACGGCGACGGCCGCCACGATGCGATCGTCAACCTGATCGAGAACCCGCGCGTGCTGCGCTACCCCACCCCGCGCAGCGTCGGTGGCGAGCAGACCAGCCTGGCCTATGCGGCCAAGGGCATCGTGCGCAAGGGTGCCCCGTTCCACGCCACCGGCGATTTCGGCCCGAAGTCCGGCACGATGCGCCTGGATTACGTGCTGCCTTCGACCGGTTTCGAGTACATCGGCAGTGGCATCTTCTGGCCGGCCAATGAAAGCCCGGAAGCGAAGATCGCCGACGGCAGCGACCACCACCTGGTGTGGGTAGACGTGAAGTAG
- a CDS encoding SPFH domain-containing protein gives MKEKSLSSLNGLSTLAGALLVALAGGALFVLGVAAKATAGSPNLLMLFGGVVIAALAIFALAGLYTVQPNQAAVLSLFGKYVGTVKDNGLRWNNPFYSKRRVSQRVRNFESGKLKVNELDGSPIEIAAVIVWQVIDASEAVYNVDDYESFVHIQSESALRAMATSYPYDQHEDGQLALRSHANEISLHLKNELAERLADAGVQVLDARISHLAYAAEIAQAMLQRQQANAVIAARTRIVAGAVGMVEMALAELQKNGVVQLDEERKAHMVSNLLTVLCSDRGTQPIVNAGSLY, from the coding sequence ATGAAAGAGAAGTCGCTTTCCTCCCTCAACGGCTTGAGCACGCTTGCTGGCGCCCTGCTGGTCGCGCTGGCTGGCGGAGCGCTGTTCGTGCTCGGCGTCGCGGCCAAGGCGACCGCCGGCTCGCCGAACCTGCTGATGCTGTTCGGCGGGGTCGTGATCGCAGCGCTGGCCATTTTCGCGCTGGCCGGCCTGTACACCGTGCAGCCCAACCAGGCGGCGGTGCTGAGCCTGTTCGGCAAGTACGTGGGCACCGTCAAGGACAACGGCCTGCGCTGGAACAACCCCTTCTACAGCAAGCGCCGGGTCAGCCAGCGGGTGCGCAATTTCGAGAGCGGCAAGCTGAAGGTGAACGAGCTGGACGGCAGCCCGATCGAGATCGCCGCGGTGATCGTCTGGCAGGTGATCGACGCCTCCGAGGCGGTCTACAACGTGGACGACTACGAAAGCTTCGTGCACATCCAGTCCGAATCGGCCCTGCGCGCGATGGCCACCAGCTACCCGTACGACCAGCATGAGGACGGCCAGTTGGCGCTGCGCAGCCACGCCAACGAAATTTCCCTGCACCTGAAGAACGAACTGGCCGAGCGCCTGGCCGATGCCGGCGTGCAGGTGCTCGACGCGCGCATCAGCCACCTGGCCTACGCCGCCGAGATTGCCCAGGCCATGCTGCAGCGCCAGCAGGCCAACGCGGTGATCGCCGCGCGCACCCGCATCGTGGCCGGTGCGGTGGGCATGGTGGAAATGGCGCTGGCCGAACTGCAGAAGAACGGCGTGGTGCAGCTGGATGAGGAACGCAAGGCGCACATGGTCAGCAACCTGCTGACCGTGCTGTGCTCGGACCGTGGCACCCAGCCGATCGTCAACGCTGGTTCGCTGTACTGA
- a CDS encoding SRPBCC family protein translates to MTRIIEFLIALGIVAGLFVIIGVCLPGERHITESIETNRKMTIVYDTVNSLRRFKDWNPLVLRDPAVDLKLSGPASGKGATLDFSSKELGNGSWKITDSEENKRVVIAVEDPTKGHDKVTTFTLEPTGKGGRNVKITQDYSVKYGFDLFGRYAGLYVSRQIGDDIKMGLSRMANMLATVPNVDYRTAEAPLTDLGIVEVPAEDLLVVNAGNVDRGQDTITKSIKDNQEWIKRVMEANGLEAAGPFRIITTDFGAEKYAFDIAQPVKKKGAEGAGAEELSVKIDGGAPVKYVRVAPHRSAHAAYTGHMAGLDIARNALRAWAVTNGSEVVDRPYESWKDGLDKSFTPEGTYDIYWAVK, encoded by the coding sequence ATGACCCGTATTATCGAGTTCCTGATCGCCTTGGGGATCGTGGCTGGCCTGTTCGTCATTATTGGCGTCTGTCTGCCGGGCGAGCGTCACATCACCGAAAGCATCGAGACCAACCGCAAGATGACGATCGTGTACGACACGGTCAACAGCCTGCGCCGCTTCAAGGACTGGAACCCGCTGGTACTGCGCGATCCCGCCGTTGACCTGAAGCTGTCCGGCCCGGCCTCCGGCAAGGGTGCCACGCTCGACTTCTCCTCCAAGGAGCTGGGCAACGGTTCCTGGAAGATCACCGATTCGGAAGAGAACAAGCGTGTTGTGATCGCCGTCGAAGACCCGACCAAGGGCCACGACAAGGTCACCACCTTCACCCTGGAGCCGACCGGCAAGGGTGGCCGTAACGTCAAGATCACCCAGGATTACTCGGTGAAGTACGGCTTCGACCTGTTCGGTCGTTACGCAGGCCTGTATGTCAGCCGCCAGATCGGCGACGACATCAAGATGGGTCTGTCGCGCATGGCGAACATGCTGGCCACCGTGCCGAACGTCGACTACCGCACCGCCGAAGCCCCGCTGACCGATCTGGGTATCGTGGAAGTGCCGGCTGAAGACCTGCTGGTCGTCAACGCCGGTAACGTCGACCGCGGCCAGGACACCATCACCAAGTCCATCAAGGACAACCAGGAGTGGATCAAGCGCGTGATGGAGGCCAATGGTCTCGAAGCCGCTGGCCCGTTCCGCATCATCACCACCGATTTCGGTGCTGAGAAGTACGCCTTCGACATCGCCCAGCCGGTGAAGAAGAAGGGTGCTGAAGGCGCTGGCGCTGAAGAACTGAGCGTCAAGATCGACGGCGGTGCACCGGTCAAGTACGTCCGCGTGGCTCCGCACCGTTCGGCCCATGCTGCCTACACCGGCCACATGGCTGGCCTGGACATCGCCCGCAACGCGCTGCGTGCCTGGGCTGTGACCAACGGTTCGGAAGTGGTCGATCGCCCGTACGAATCCTGGAAGGACGGTCTGGACAAGTCGTTCACCCCGGAAGGTACCTACGACATCTACTGGGCCGTCAAGTAA
- a CDS encoding Arc family DNA binding domain-containing protein translates to MSEKKAYPLRINADVLAAAQRWADDELRSLNAQIEYVLRDALRKAGRLPKPKPSSEDKE, encoded by the coding sequence ATGAGTGAGAAGAAAGCCTACCCGCTGCGCATCAATGCCGACGTCCTGGCCGCCGCGCAGCGCTGGGCTGACGACGAGTTGCGCAGCCTCAACGCGCAGATCGAGTACGTGCTGCGCGACGCCCTGCGCAAGGCAGGACGCCTGCCGAAACCCAAGCCATCGTCGGAGGACAAGGAATGA
- a CDS encoding EF-hand domain-containing protein, with amino-acid sequence MIRTPLLLALLLGTSATGIALAADTPATPNSPAQRHAKLDANGDGVIDRSEAAANPRLAAKFDELDKNKDGKLSRDELPRWKHGRRGGAGAWMAKLDVNKDGRISREEAKADPRLAARFDQLDVNKDGYLDKADRELRMKQHRDAWFAAADTNKDGQLSKAEFDAAKGPMHGGPRHGGPRDGNAPKPPR; translated from the coding sequence ATGATCCGTACCCCCCTGCTGCTGGCCCTGCTGCTGGGCACCTCCGCCACCGGCATCGCGCTGGCCGCCGATACCCCGGCCACGCCGAACTCCCCGGCGCAGCGTCATGCCAAGCTGGATGCCAATGGCGATGGCGTCATCGACCGCAGCGAAGCCGCTGCCAACCCGCGCCTGGCCGCGAAGTTCGACGAACTGGACAAGAACAAGGACGGCAAGCTGTCGCGTGACGAGCTGCCGCGCTGGAAGCATGGCCGTCGCGGTGGCGCCGGTGCCTGGATGGCCAAGCTGGACGTGAACAAGGACGGCCGCATCAGCCGCGAGGAGGCCAAGGCCGACCCGCGTCTGGCGGCGCGCTTCGACCAGCTGGACGTCAACAAGGACGGCTACCTGGACAAGGCCGACCGCGAGCTGCGCATGAAGCAGCACCGTGATGCGTGGTTCGCCGCAGCCGACACCAACAAGGACGGCCAGCTGAGCAAGGCCGAGTTCGATGCCGCCAAGGGTCCGATGCACGGTGGCCCGCGCCATGGCGGCCCGCGTGATGGCAATGCACCGAAGCCGCCGCGCTGA
- a CDS encoding DUF4177 domain-containing protein encodes MSKRWSYLTVEVKPSWMGVHQPEEVQAELSRQGQLGWELVNIIIPAPMRPAMLIFKKEL; translated from the coding sequence ATGAGCAAGCGTTGGAGCTACCTGACTGTCGAAGTCAAACCATCATGGATGGGTGTGCACCAGCCGGAGGAGGTCCAGGCTGAGCTGAGCCGCCAGGGCCAGCTCGGCTGGGAACTGGTCAACATCATCATTCCGGCGCCGATGCGCCCGGCCATGCTGATCTTCAAGAAGGAGCTGTGA
- a CDS encoding PH domain-containing protein: MSGSDPRVFDVAESSPLRVLWIIGPLLLVFALSLWAELKHAPAGAPWMEITLSPPFFRLWGSAGWSLAVLVLIGAGLGTAFFRRRVSLDGDVLDVRSTLYRRRTPVAQMQLDQAEVVDLGRDRRYGLRLKTNGYSMPGFHSGHFRLQGGGKGFALVTDRERTLAIPVRGGSTLLLSLDRPQALLEALRKVAAAAPRQ; this comes from the coding sequence ATGAGCGGCAGCGATCCGCGCGTGTTCGACGTTGCCGAGAGTTCGCCGCTGCGCGTGCTGTGGATTATCGGCCCGTTGCTGCTTGTGTTCGCTCTGTCCCTCTGGGCCGAGCTGAAGCACGCGCCGGCAGGGGCACCGTGGATGGAGATCACCCTCAGCCCACCGTTCTTCCGCTTGTGGGGCAGCGCGGGCTGGAGCCTGGCCGTGCTGGTGCTGATCGGCGCCGGACTGGGCACGGCGTTCTTCCGCCGCAGGGTCAGCCTCGATGGCGATGTACTGGACGTGCGCTCGACCCTGTACCGCCGCCGCACGCCGGTGGCGCAGATGCAGCTGGACCAGGCCGAGGTGGTCGACCTCGGCCGTGACCGCCGCTATGGCCTGCGCCTGAAGACCAATGGCTACTCGATGCCGGGCTTCCATTCCGGGCATTTCCGCCTGCAGGGTGGCGGCAAGGGCTTTGCACTGGTGACCGACCGCGAGCGCACGCTGGCCATTCCGGTACGCGGCGGCAGCACCCTGCTGCTCAGCCTGGATCGGCCGCAGGCCCTGCTGGAGGCGCTGCGCAAGGTGGCTGCCGCCGCGCCACGGCAGTAA
- the purT gene encoding formate-dependent phosphoribosylglycinamide formyltransferase — translation MAKLGTPLSPSATRVLLLGSGELGKEVAIELQRLGVEVIAADRYADAPAMQVAHRAHVIDMLDAMALRALIAQEQPHLVVPEIEAIHTETLVQLEQEQGLRVVPTARAARLTMDREGIRRLAAETLGLPTSPYRFVDTEAEYRAAVAAIGLPCVVKPVMSSSGKGQSTLRSEADIAPAWEYAQTGGRAGAGRCIVEGFIDFDYEITLLTVRHAGGTSFCAPIGHLQKDGDYRESWQPQPMSSAALARAEEISRAITDDLGGWGLFGVELFVKGDEVWFSEVSPRPHDTGLVTLVSQELSEFALHARAILGLPVPVIRQSGPSASCALLAHGEGVPYFNDVAAALQVPDTAVRLFGKPSVHGHRRVGVTLARAETIEDARAIARDAADAIGVELRP, via the coding sequence ATGGCCAAGCTTGGAACCCCGTTGTCCCCCTCCGCCACCCGCGTCCTGCTGTTGGGCTCGGGCGAACTTGGCAAGGAAGTGGCCATCGAACTGCAGCGCCTCGGCGTGGAGGTGATCGCCGCCGACCGCTATGCCGATGCCCCGGCCATGCAGGTCGCGCACCGCGCGCACGTGATCGACATGCTTGACGCCATGGCGTTGCGCGCGCTGATCGCGCAGGAGCAGCCGCACCTGGTGGTGCCGGAAATCGAAGCCATCCACACCGAGACCCTGGTCCAGCTGGAACAGGAGCAGGGCCTGCGGGTGGTGCCGACCGCGCGCGCCGCGCGCCTGACCATGGACCGTGAAGGCATCCGCCGCCTGGCCGCCGAAACCCTGGGCCTGCCGACTTCGCCCTACCGCTTCGTCGACACCGAGGCCGAGTATCGCGCCGCCGTGGCGGCCATCGGCCTGCCGTGCGTGGTCAAGCCGGTGATGTCGTCCTCGGGCAAGGGCCAGAGCACCCTGCGCAGCGAGGCGGACATCGCCCCGGCGTGGGAATACGCGCAGACCGGCGGCCGTGCCGGTGCCGGCCGCTGCATCGTGGAAGGCTTCATCGACTTCGATTACGAGATCACCCTGCTGACCGTGCGCCATGCCGGTGGCACCTCGTTCTGCGCGCCGATCGGCCACCTGCAGAAGGATGGCGATTATCGCGAAAGCTGGCAGCCGCAGCCGATGTCCAGCGCTGCGCTGGCGCGCGCGGAAGAAATCTCGCGTGCGATCACCGATGACCTGGGTGGCTGGGGTCTGTTCGGCGTCGAGTTGTTCGTGAAGGGCGACGAGGTGTGGTTCAGCGAAGTCTCTCCGCGCCCGCACGACACCGGCCTGGTGACCCTGGTGTCGCAGGAACTGAGCGAATTCGCCCTGCATGCACGCGCCATCCTCGGCCTGCCGGTTCCGGTCATCCGCCAGAGCGGCCCGTCGGCCTCGTGCGCGCTGCTGGCGCATGGCGAAGGCGTGCCGTACTTCAACGACGTAGCCGCCGCGCTGCAGGTGCCGGACACCGCGGTGCGCCTGTTCGGCAAGCCGAGCGTGCACGGCCATCGCCGCGTGGGCGTGACCCTGGCGCGCGCGGAAACCATCGAAGACGCGCGTGCGATCGCGCGTGATGCCGCCGACGCCATCGGCGTCGAACTGCGCCCGTAA
- a CDS encoding DUF423 domain-containing protein has product MFNPDRRARKPSLLACVGALLAAASIGLSAYAAHGVAEPLAQQHLNMAALYAFAHGAVLLAVGPRAQGLIAHLGLYALLLGVLLFSGSLAGAALWQWPTRFAPVGGTTLMAGWVLLAINALRR; this is encoded by the coding sequence ATGTTCAATCCGGATCGACGTGCGCGTAAGCCTTCCCTGCTGGCCTGCGTGGGCGCACTGCTGGCCGCAGCCTCCATCGGCCTGTCCGCCTATGCCGCGCACGGCGTGGCCGAGCCGCTGGCCCAGCAGCATCTGAACATGGCCGCGCTGTACGCCTTCGCGCATGGCGCAGTGCTTCTGGCGGTCGGCCCGCGCGCACAGGGGCTCATCGCGCATCTGGGCCTGTACGCGCTGCTGCTGGGCGTGCTGCTGTTTTCCGGCAGCCTGGCCGGCGCTGCACTGTGGCAGTGGCCGACGCGCTTTGCTCCGGTGGGCGGCACCACGTTGATGGCGGGCTGGGTGCTGCTGGCGATCAACGCACTGCGGCGGTGA
- a CDS encoding arginyltransferase: MAIHGDRDDELRLFQTGEHPCGYWSDRVARDLVLDPQDRRLGGLYPLALSWGFRRSGDLVYRPHCAQCHACVAVRIPVARFAADRSQRRCATRNADLEVRITAAMPRQDLFDLYHRYLTHRHANGGMDDHGMHEFEQFLIGSWSHTRFLEMRLPGHDGQPSQLLGVAVTDVTEHGLSAVYTFFDPDHAARGLGTFAILQQIEWARREGLPHVYLGYWIRDHQKMDYKRRYRPLEAYDGRRWHDFDSELDGR, from the coding sequence ATGGCGATCCACGGCGACAGAGACGACGAACTGAGGCTGTTCCAGACCGGCGAGCACCCCTGCGGGTACTGGTCGGACCGGGTTGCGCGCGATCTGGTGCTCGATCCGCAGGACCGTCGCCTGGGCGGGCTGTACCCGCTGGCCCTGAGCTGGGGCTTCCGCCGCAGCGGTGATCTGGTCTACCGCCCCCACTGCGCGCAGTGCCATGCCTGCGTGGCCGTACGCATCCCGGTGGCGCGTTTCGCCGCCGACCGCAGCCAGCGCCGCTGCGCCACGCGCAATGCCGATCTGGAAGTGCGCATCACCGCGGCCATGCCGCGCCAGGATCTGTTCGATCTCTACCACCGCTACCTGACCCATCGCCACGCCAACGGGGGCATGGATGACCACGGCATGCACGAGTTCGAGCAGTTCCTCATCGGCAGCTGGTCGCATACCCGCTTTCTGGAAATGCGCCTGCCCGGCCACGACGGCCAGCCCAGCCAGCTGCTGGGGGTAGCGGTGACCGACGTGACCGAACACGGCCTGTCGGCGGTCTATACCTTCTTCGACCCGGACCATGCCGCGCGTGGGCTGGGCACCTTCGCCATCCTGCAGCAGATCGAGTGGGCCCGCCGCGAGGGGCTGCCGCACGTGTACCTGGGCTACTGGATCCGCGACCACCAGAAGATGGACTACAAGCGTCGCTACCGCCCGCTGGAGGCCTACGACGGCCGCCGCTGGCATGATTTCGACAGCGAACTGGACGGACGCTGA
- a CDS encoding response regulator transcription factor — protein MIRVCLVDDQTLVRQGIRSLLALDDGIEVVAEAGDGRQAVELVPQVRPDVVLMDMRMPVMSGLEALQVLSRQEQLPPTIILTTFDDDQLVLAGLKAGAKGYLLKDVTLAQLVGAIRTVADGGSLVQPAVTQRLLSGLEHMRNDFVSLDRPDPLTDRETEILRLMASGFSNKEIANSLGVAEGTIKNHVSNILSKLGVRDRTRAVLKAFELQLV, from the coding sequence ATGATTCGCGTCTGCCTGGTCGATGACCAAACCCTGGTGCGGCAGGGAATCCGCTCCCTGCTGGCGCTCGACGACGGTATCGAAGTGGTGGCCGAGGCCGGTGATGGCCGCCAGGCCGTCGAGCTGGTCCCGCAGGTGCGTCCGGACGTGGTCCTGATGGACATGCGCATGCCGGTGATGTCCGGCCTGGAAGCCCTGCAGGTGCTGTCGCGGCAGGAACAGCTGCCGCCGACCATCATCCTGACCACCTTCGATGACGACCAGCTGGTGCTGGCCGGGCTCAAGGCCGGGGCCAAGGGCTACCTGCTCAAGGATGTGACCCTGGCGCAGCTGGTCGGTGCCATCCGTACCGTGGCCGACGGCGGTTCGCTGGTCCAGCCGGCGGTGACGCAGCGCCTGCTGTCCGGCCTGGAGCACATGCGCAACGACTTCGTCAGCCTGGACCGCCCCGACCCGCTGACCGACCGCGAAACCGAGATCCTGCGGCTGATGGCCAGCGGTTTCTCCAACAAGGAGATCGCCAATTCGCTGGGGGTCGCCGAAGGGACCATCAAGAACCACGTGTCCAACATCCTGTCCAAGCTGGGGGTGCGCGACCGCACCCGCGCCGTGCTGAAGGCGTTTGAACTCCAGCTGGTCTGA